GCTCCGCGAGCGGGCCGCGGACCAGGCCGTCGGGTGCCTCGTCGACGGCCGCGGTCAGCCGGTCGGTCAGCACCTCGCGGTCCCGGTCCAGGCCCAGCTCGCCGGCGAGCCACTTCAGCTCCTCGCCGATGGGGTCGGTGACGGTCCGGTCGAGGATCTTGCCGAACGACTTGAAGGTGCTGCGCAGCCGGCGGGTGGCCACGCGCATGCTGTGCACGGAGTCCTCGACGTCCCGGCGGACGGCGGGGTCGAGCTCGACGATCGCGTCCCGCTGGGTGCGCACGTAGGCGAGCACATGGTCGCCGGCGGTCACCGGTTCCCGGGCGGGTGCGGAGGCGCGCCGCTTCTTCGGGGCCGTCTCCTCGAGGGCGCGGGCCAGCTTCGACGACGACGCCGAGGGCCGTACGCCCGCTTTGCGCAGCCGCTTCTCCACCTTGTCGAGCAGGGCCGGGTCTCCCCCGTCGGCCAGCTCCACCTCCACCTCGGTCCACTGCGCCTGACCGCCGCGGCCCGTGAGCCGTTCGGCGTGCACCGTGTCCACGCTCACCTCGGCGAGCAGCCGGCCGTCGGCGTCGAGCAGGTGGCGTACGTCGCGGTCGGAGCGCAACCGGACCATCGGTAGCAGCTCGCTGTCGCGGACCCGGGAGCGGACCAGCGCGGCCAGGTCGTCGGGGAGGGTGTCGGAGAGGGGGGCGTGGATCTCGTCGCGGACGTGCGGAGCGATCGGGAACTTCAGGTGCCAGCCCGCGTCGGAACCGCCTGTGCGGCGGCGCAGGGTGACGGACGACGCGGCGAGGCGTTCGTCGCCGGTGTCGTGGTAGGTGGCGTCGAGGTGGGCCACGCCCTTGTCGACCACGGCCGCGACCCCGGCGACTCCGGTCAGGTCGGGGAGTCCGCTGTCCGCCGACTCGTACTTCCGCTCGATCTCGCGCTTGCTGTCCGCCATGAACCGAATCTAGTCGGCCGGGGCGCGGGGCGGCAGAGGGCCACCCCGCGCGGTGTCATGCCGACATCGGCCGCTGCACCCGGATCGACTGCAGCAACCCCACCGCTATCCACACGGCGAACATCGATGATCCACCGTATGACACGAAGGGCAGCGGCAGGCCGGTGACCGGCATGATGCCGAGTGTCATGCCGACGTTCTCGAAGGTCTGGAAGGCGAACCAGGCGACGATGCCCGCGGCCACGATCGTGCCGTACAGGTCCGGGGTCTCCCGGGCGATGCGGCAGGCCCGCCACAGGAGGATGCCGAGCAGCACGATGATCAGGCCGCCGCCGAGGAAGCCCAGTTCCTCCCCCGCCACGGTGAAGACGAAGTCCGTCTGCTGTTCGGGCACGAACTGGCCGGTGGTCTGCGAGCCGTGGAAGAGGCCGGAGCCGGTCAGGCCGCCCGAACCGATGGCGATACGGGCCTGGTTGGTGTTGTAGCCGACGCCGGCCGGGTCGAGTGCGGGGTTGGCGAAGGCGGCGAAGCGGGCGATCTGGTAGTCGTCGAGCACCCCGAGCTGCCAGACGGTGACCGCGCCGAGGGTGCCCGCGCCGAGCAGGCCGAACACCCATCGGTTGGACGCCCCGGAGGCCAGCAGCACGCCGAGCACGATGATGACCATCACCATGACCGACCCGAGGTCGGGCATCAGCATCACGATCAGCATGGGCACGGCGGCAAGCCCCAGCGCCTGCACGACCGTGCGGTGGTCGGGGTACTGCTTGTCGCCGGCGTCGACCCGGGCCGCCAGCAGCATCGCCATGCCCAGGATGATCGTGACCTTGACGAACTCCGAGGGCTGGAGCGAGAAGCCGCCGGGCAGCTTGATCCAGGAGTGGGCGCCGTTGATGGTGGAGCCGAGGGGGGTCAGCACCAGCAGGATCAGCAGCAGCGAGAAGCCGTAGAGGACGGGCACGGCCGTGCGCAGGGTGCGGTGGCCGAGCCAGATGGTGGCGGCCATCAGGGCGAGGCCGATGCCGGTGTTCAGCAGGTGCCGGACGAGGAAGTAGTACGGGTCGCCCTGGTTGAGCTCCGTGCGGTTGCGGGTCGCCGAGTAGACGAGGAGCGTGCCGAGCAGCGACAGGGCCAGCGCCGACAGCAGGATGGGCCAGTCGAGCCGCCGCGCCACCGAGTCACGGGCCAGCAGCCGCGTCCAGCCGGAGCGCTCGGGCCCGTAGCCGGAGACCTGGAAGCTGTTCACACCGCCGGTCATGCTGGCAACCTCCGGCTTCCCCGGCGGCGTCGCCTTCGGGTGTCACGGTTCTCGGGTGTCGGCGGGGGCGCCGTCGCCGGCTGGAGCGGGTCGGCCGGGGCGTTCGGGTCCTTCTTGTCGGCCTTCTGGTCCTTGGCGGGGTCTTTGGAGACCTTCGGGGAGGCGATGGTGCCGTCCGTCTTGACCTTCGGCAGGGCCTTCTGCGGGGTCGGCAGCAGGGCCTTCTTGGGGTTGATGTCGCCGTCCTCGGAGACGCCGTACAGCGCGTTGTAGATGTTGCGGACGGCGGGGCCCGAGGCGCCGGAGCCCGTACCGCCCTGGGAGATCGTCATGACGATCGAGTAGTCCTTGGTGTACGTGGCGAACCAGGAGGTCGTCTGCTTGCCGTAGACCTCCGCCGTGCCCGTCTTGGCGTGCATCGGGATCTTGTCCTGCGGCCAGCCGCCGAACCTCCAGGCGGCCGTACCGCGGGTGGCGACTCCCGCGAGGGCTTCGTCTATTTCGTCGCGCGTCTTCTGCGTCATCGGCAGCTTGCCGTGCGACTCGGGCTTGATCGGCGTGACGGTCTTGCCGTCGGCGCTGATGACGGCCTTGCCGACGGAGGGGTTGTAGAGGGTGCCGCCGTTGGAGATGGCCCCGTAGATGGTGGCCATCTGGATGGGCGTGACGAGCGTGTCGCCCTGGCCGATGGAGTAGTTGACGGAGTCACCGGCGCGCATGCGGTTGCCTTCGAGGCAGTTCTCGTAGGCGATCTTCTCGGCGTAGCTGCCGTTGCGCTTGCCGGTGCGGCACCAGGCGTCCTTGTTGGCCTTCCAGTAGTCCAGTTTCCACTGGCGGTCGGGGACGCGGCCGGTGACCTCGTTGGGCAGGTCGATGCCGGTTTCCTTGCCGAGGCCGAACTGGTGGGCGGTCTTGTAGAACCAGTCGCCCGGGTTCTTCTTCGGCTTGGTGCCGCCGTCGCGCTTCCACTCCTCGTGGGAGAGCCGGTAGAAGACCGTGTCGCAGGAGACCTCCAGGGCGCGGCCGAGGCTGATGGGGCCGTATCCCTTGGACTCGAAGTTCTTGAAGACCTGACCGCCGATCGAGTACGAGCTGGAGCACTGGTACGGGCCGTTGAAGGAGTAGCCCGCGTTGACCGCGGCGGCCGTCGGGACGACCTTGAAGATGGAGCCGGGTGCCGACTGGCCCTGGATGGCGCGGTTGAGCAGCGGGTAGTTGGAGCTCTTGCCGGTGAGCCGCGCGTAGTCCTTGGCGGAGATGCCGCCCACCCAGGCGTTCGGGTCGTACGTGGGGTTCGAGGCCATGGCGACGACGCGGCCGGTCCTGGCCTCCATCACCACGACGGCGCCGGAGTCGGCCTTGTAGTTGGTGCCGGTGTTCCGGTCGTGCTGCTTGCGGGCTTCCTTCATCGCCTCGTGCAGCTGGTACTCGGCGATCCGCTGGACGCGGGAGTCGATGCTGGTGACGAGGTTGTCGCCGGGGTGGGCCGGGTCGGCCTCGGCCTGCCCGATGACCCGGCCGAGGTTGTCGACCTCGTAGCGGGTGACGCCGGCCTTGCCGCGCAGCGCCTTGTCGTACTGGCGCTCCAGGCCGGAGCGGCCGACCTGGTCGGAGCGCAGATACGGCGAGTTGGTGTTCTGCGCCTTCTTGATCTCCTCGTCGGTGACCGGTGAGAGGTAGCCGAGGACCTGGGCGGTGTTGGCCTTGCCGGGGCTCGGGTAGCGGCGCACGGCCTCCGGCTCGGCGGTGATGCCGGGGAAGTCCTCGGCGCGCTCGCGGATCTGGAGGGCCTGCTTGGCGGTGGCCTCGTCGGTGATGGGGATGGGCTGGTACGGCGAGCCGTTCCAGCAGGGCTGCGGCGTCTTGGCGTCGCACAGCCGGACCTTCTCCTGGACTTCCTTGGTCGTCATGCCCAGGACTTTGGCGAGCTTGGCGAGGACTTCCTTGCCGTCGTCCTTCATCTTCAGCAGGTCGGTGCGGGAGGCGGAGACCACCAGCCGTGTCTCGTTGTCCGCGAGGGCCACGCCGCGGGCGTCCAGGATCGAGCCGCGGACGGCGGGCTGGACGACCTGCTGGACGTGGTTCCCCGACGCTTCCTTGGCGTATGCGGCGCCCTCGCGGATCTGGAGGTACCAGAGGCGTCCGCCGAGGGTGAGCAGGAGGGACAGGACGAGGACCTGGATGACGACGAGCCGGATCTGGACCCGTGAGTTCCTGCCGGTCTCGGGGATGTTGGTCACTGCGGCTGCCTCCCCCTCTCGGTGCGCGTACGGATGTGCGGGTCCGCAGGTGCGTCCGGGTACGCATGTGCGGATACGAGTGATGAACGACCGGCCCACGAGCCGGCGTTCCTACGGGACCGACCCGTTCGGGTGAACTTCCCCGCGTTCACAGCCGCTTGACCCCCTTGATGCGTCCGGCACGTGCCATCCGCGCCCGGGCCGCCTTCACCCGCAGCCCGTTGCGCTGGCTGCCGATCTTCAGTCCGGTGCCGCCGGAGAGCCAGCCGGAGGAGATGTCCGTGGCCCTGGCCGCGGCCGAGGTCGACTCGGCGAGCGGGTCGTTCTCGGCACGCCGGGCCAGGGCCATGATCCCCGGCACGACGAACGGGGCGAGCAGCAGGTCGTACAGGGCGGCCGTGAACAGCAGACTGCCGAGGCCCACATGGCGGGCGGCGGTGTCCCCGACGAGGGCGCCGACCCCGGCGTACATCAGGGTGGAGCCGACCGCGGCGGCGACCACGACGGCCATGGGGCCGGTCGCGGACTTCAGCTGGCCCGTCTCTGGTTTCACCAGGCCCGCGAGGTAGCCGATGACGCACAGCACGAGGGCGTAGCGCCCCGCGGCGTGGTCGGCGGGCGGGGCCAGGTCGGCGAGCAGACCCGCGCCGAAACCGACGAGGGCGCCGCCCACGTGCCCGTACACCAGCGCGAGGCCGAGCACGGTGAGCAGCAGCAGGTCGGGCACGGCGCCCGGCAGGTGGAGGCGGGCGAGGACGCTCACCTGGATCACCAGGGCGACGACGACCAGGGCGGAGGAGAGCAGGATCCGGTTGACGCGCATGGGGTGACAGCTCCTACTGCTCTTGCTGGTTCTGGCCGTCCACGGGGGCCTCGGCGGACGGCGTCACGGTCACCGTCACCGTCGGCCTCGGGGTGGGCTTGGGCTTGGGCGGGAGCACCGTGTCACGCGGGTCCTTCTTCGGCGCCTCGACGACGACACCGACGATGTCGAGCTTGGTGAAGGCGGTGTACGGCGTGACGTAGAGCGTGCGGGTCAGGCCGCCGCCGGAGGGGTCCACGCGGGAGACCACGCCGACGGGCACGCCGGGTACGAACGGCCGGTCGGCCTGGGAGCCGAAGGTGACCAGGCGGTCGCCCTTCTTCACCTCCGCCTTGCCGTTGAGGAGTTCCACGCGCAGCGGGCGGTCGCCCTGTCCGGAGGCGAAGCCGAGCTCGTCGCCGGACTCCATGCGGGTGCCGACCGTGAAGTCGGGGTCGCTGGCCAGCAGGACCGTGGCGGTGTTGGGGCCGACGGTGGTGACGCGGCCGACGAGCCCGTCCCCGTTCAGGACGGTCATGTCGCGTGTGATGCCGTCCTTGGCGCCGACGTCGATGGTGATGGTCCAGGAGAAGCCCTGCGCGGCTCCGATGGCGATGACCTCGGCACCCTTGATGCCGTACTGGCCCTGGCCGGCGATCTTCAGCATCTTGTCGAGCTGCTTGAGGCGGCTGCGGCTGCGGTCGTCGCTGCCGAGCCGCGCCTTCAGGGCCGCGTTCTCCTCTTCCAGCACGGCGAGCCGGTCGTGCCGCTCCCCGGAGTCGCGGATGGCGGAGACCGCGTTGCCGACCGGGTCGACCGCGGCCGAAACCCCGCTCTCGATCGGGCCGAAGACGGTTGCCGCGGCCTGCCGGGCACCGTCGACGGGCGAGTCCTCCCCGCCGCGGATGTCCACCGTGATCAGCGCGAACGCGACGGCGATCAGCAGCACCAGGAGCAGCCGGCTCTCTCGTGTGTCCCTCACGTGCGGCGGCCGTGCCCTTCCTCATAGGAATTCGGGAAGCCCCAGGGAAACCCGAGGGGCTGCTATGTGGGAGCTTATGCAGCTGTATCAACGATCCGCCGTACGAGAGGAGATCGTCCCGTACGGCGGAATCGAAGAGTTATGTCATCTGCGCGGTTGGGCGTCCAGCACCTGCTGGAGCGCCTCGAACTCCTCGACGCACTTTCCGGACCCGAGCGCCACACTGTCGAGGGGGTCCTCGGCGATGTGGATCGGCATGCCGGTCTCCCGGCGCAGCCGCTCGTCGAGGCCCCGCAGCAGCGCTCCGCCGCCGGTCAGAACGATTCCTCGGTCCATGATGTCGCCGGACAGCTCCGGCGGACACTTGTCGAGGGTCGTCTTGACGGCGTCGACGATCGCGTTGACCGGCTCCTCGATCGCCTTGCGGACTTCGGCGGCGGAGATGACCACGGTCTTCGGCAGCCCGGAGACCAGGTCCCGGCCGCGGATTTCGGTGTGCTCGTCGGAGTCGAGGTCGTACGCCGAACCGATCGTGATCTTGATCTGCTCGGCCGTGCGCTCACCCAGGAGGAGGGAGTACTCCTTCTTGATGTGCTGGATGATCGCGTTGTCCAGTTCGTCGCCCGCGACACGGATGGACTGGGCGGTGACGATGCCGCCGAGGGAGATGACCGCGACCTCCGTGGTGCCGCCGCCGATGTCGACCACCATGTTGCCCGTGGCCTCGTGGACCGGCAGGCCGGAGCCGATGGCCGCGGCCATGGGCTCCTCGATGATGTGCACCTGACGGGCGCCGGCCTGGGACGACGCCTCGATGACGGCGCGGCGCTCGACGCCCGTGATGCCCGAGGGCACACAGACGACGACCCGCGGACGAGCCAGATACCGCCGCTTGTGGATCTTCAGGATGAAGTAGCGGAGCATCCGCTCGGTGATCTCGAAGTCGGCGATCACGCCGTCCTTCAGCGGACGAACGGCAACGATGTTGCCGGGCGTGCGCCCGATCATCTTCTTCGCTTCGGCACCGACCGCGAGGATGCCACCGGTGTTGGTGTTGATCGCCACGACGGACGGCTCATTGAGTACGATCCCGCGACCCCTGACGTACACCAGCGTGTTGGCGGTCCCGAGGTCGACAGCCATGTCACGGCCGATGAACGACATTGAGTTCCCCATCAGGATTCGTCTGGCCTTCCCACTAGCTTTTGAGGGCTTATCAGGTAGGCAAAGGTGGGTGCTGTGACGTGAAGGCTTCCATCGTAGACGCGCCTTCGCGAACACTGCGGGAGGGTCTCCGCCATTGTCAGCAGATGCCGTCCGCATTCGCTTCTGGAGACGGGCGTTCGGGGACCATCGTTCCCTCGATCGCCACGCATATGCCGCAAAGTCCGGGGGCCTGGGCCCCCGGGCCTGCCGTATGTGCTGGTGGGGTGCGGACGCTACGCCCGGCCGGGGAAGAAAATCTTCACCTCGCGCTCGGCGGACTCCTCGGAGTCGGAGGCGTGGATCAGGTTCTCCCGGACGATCACACCGAAGTCGCCGCGGATGGAGCCGGGCGCCGCGGCGATCGGGTCGGTCGGGCCGGCGAGTGCGCGCACGCCCTCGATGACCCGCTCACCCTCGACGATCATCGCAACGACCGGCCCGGAAGCCATGAACTCCACCAGCGGCTCGTAGAAGGGCTTGCCCTTGTGCTCGCCGTAGTGCTGCTCCAGCGTGTCCTGGTCCAGCGTGCGCAACTCCAGCGCGGTGATCGTCCAGCCCGCCTTGCGCTCGATGCGGCTGATGATCTCGCCGGTCAGACCACGACGGACGGCGTCGGGCTTGAGGAGGACGAGGGTGCGCTGGCTCACGACGGGCTCCTTGTGCGTACGTAAAGGTTTTGCGGTGGGACGAGATTACCCGGCGTGTCGGGGCGCTTGTTACGCAGCGTCAGGTGTGGAGGAGCTCGCCTGGGCCGCGAATCTCGCCTTGGCCTCGTCCACCTTCCGGCCGTAGTGCACCGACGCCCACCACAGGGCCGCGAAGATCGCACCCAGGAAGTACATGGTCGGGACGATGAAACCCGACGCGATGAGCGCGATCTGCAGCGCCCAGCCGAGGGCGACCCCGCCCGGACGCGTCACCAGGCCGCACAGCACCAGGCACAGGAACATCGCGATGCCGCTGACCGTCCACACGGTCGCCATGGACAGGTCGGGGTCCTTCATGGCGACCAGACCGGCGAATCCGATGACGAAGAACTCGCCGATCAGCGTCGAAGAACAGAGCATGCGCACGGGACTCAGCCCCTCCCCAGGAGCAGTCGGGCCTCGCCGACGGTGATGACGGAACCGGTGACGAGCACACCGCCACCCGCGAACTCGCCTTCCTCCTCGGCCAGCGTGATGGCGGCTTCCAGCGCGTCGGGCAGCCGCGGCTCGACCTGGACGCGCTCCTCGCCGAACACCTCCACGGCGATACCGGCGAGCTCGTCGGCGTCCATCGCGCGGTGGCTGGAGTTCTGCGTGACCACGACCTCGGCGAACACCGGCTCGAAGGCCTCCAGCAGCCCCCGTACGTTCTTGTCGCCGCTCGCGCCGACCACGCCGATGAGGCGGCTGAACTGGAACGCCTCCCCGACCGCCTCGGCCGCCGCCCGGGCACCCGCCGGGTTGTGGGCGGCGTCCAGCACGACCGTCGGCGACCGGCGCACGACCTCCAGCCGGCCCGGCGAAGCCACGGCGGCGAAGGCCTTGCGGACCGTGTCCAGGTCCAGCGCGTCGGCCCGCTGCGCGCCGACGCCGAAGAACGCCTCGACGGCGGCGAGCGCGACGGCCGCGTTGTGCGCCTGGTGCGCGCCGTGCAGCGGCAGGTACACCTCGCGGTACTCGCCGCCCAGCCCGCGCAGCGTCATCAACTGCCCGCCGACGGCCACCTGCCGCTCGACGACACCGAACTCCAGCCCTTCGCGGGCCACGGTCGCGTCCACCTCGACGGCCTTCTTCAGCAGCACCTGCGCCGCGTCGACCGGCTGCTGCGCCATGATGACCGTCGCACCCTGCTTGATGATGCCGGCCTTCTCCGTGGCGATCTCGGCGTGCGTGCTGCCGAGCCGGTCGGTGTGGTCGAGGTCTATCGGCGTGACGACGGCGACGTCCCCGTCGATCACGTTCGTGGCGTCCCAGGAGCCGCCCATGCCGACCTCGACGACGCCGACGTCCACGGGGGCGTCGGCGAACGCCGCGTACGCCATGCCGGTGAGCACCTCGAAGAAGGACAGCCGGTACTCCTGCGCGGCGTCGACCATCTCCACGTAGGGCTTGATGTCCTGGTACGTCTCGATGAACCGCTCGGGCGGGATGGGCGCGCCGTCGAGGCTGATGCGCTCGGTGATCGACTGCACGTGGGGAGAGGTGTAGCGGCCGGTGCGCAGCTCGAAGGCGCCGAGCAGGGCCTCGATCATGCGGGCCGTGGAGGTCTTGCCGTTCGTCCCCGTGATGTGGATCGACGGGTACGACCGCTGCGGCTCCCCCAGCACGTCCATCAGCGCGGCGATACGGCTGACGGACGGCTCCAGCTTGGTCTCGCCCCACCGGGTGGCGAGCTCTGTCTCCACCTCGCGCAGGGCCTTGTCGACCTCGGGGTCGGCGGGGCGCGTGGGGATGTCGGCGTCGGGCGGGCCGCCCTGGGTGCGCAGCGTTCGGCTGCCGGCCTCGATGACCGCGAGGTCGGGGTCGCGGGTGGTCTCCTCCGCGATGATCTCGTCGAAGGTGTTGAGGGGGTCGGGCTGGTCGTCGGCGTTGTGGTCTGGAGGGAGCTCGCTCACGGGGCCAGTCTACGGAGACCGACTGACATTGCTTGCGGTGGCTTATGTCCCTGGGCGGCTGCGCGTCCGTGGGGGGTCGCTCGCACAGTCCCCCGCGCCCCTGAAAAGCAGGTACACGCCCCCGAGTCACGTCTGAGGCCCCCGGGCCTGACGGCTCCGGGGGCCTCACACACCGTACGTATCGTTACGCCTGCGGCAGGCGCTCCAGCTGGGACTGGATCCGGGCGATGTCCTCCTCCGCCTTGGTGAGGCGGGTGCGGATCTTGTCCACGACGTGGTCGGGGGCCTTCGCCAGGAACGCCTCGTTGCCGAGCTTGGCGTTGGCCTGCGCCTTCTCCTTCTCCGCCGCCGCGAGGTCCTTGGCGAGGCGCTTGCGCTCCGCCGCCACGTCGATCGTGCCGGAGAGGTCGAGGGCGACCTCGGCGCCGGCGACCGGGAGGGTCGCCGTGGCCGTGAAGGCGTCGCCCTCCGGCTGGAGGCGGAGCAGCTGGCGGATGGCCGCCTCGTGGGGCGCGAACCGCGTGCCGTCCAGGGTCAGCCGGGCCGGGACCCGCTGGCCGGGCTGGAGGCCCTGGTCGGCGCGGAAGCGGCGGACCTCGGTGACGACCGACTGCAGGCTCTCGATCTCGCGCTCGGCGTCGGCGTCCCGGAAGCCGCTGTCGTTCGGCCAGTCGGCGATGACGACCGACTCGCCGCCGGTCAGCGTCGTCCACAGGGTCTCGGTGACGAAGGGGACCACCGGGTGCAGCAGCTTCAGCGTGACGTCGAGGACCTCGCCGAGGACGCGCTTGGAGACCTCGGCCGCCTCGCCGCCCGCCTGGAACGTCGTCTTGGACAGCTCGACGTACCAGTCGAACACCTCGTCCCACGCGAAGTGGAACAGGGCGTCGGAGAGCTTCGCGAACTGGTAGTCCTCGTAGAACGCGTCGACTTCGGCGACGACCGTGTTGAGGCGGGAGAGGATCCAACGGTCCGTCGAGGACATCTTCGACGGGTCCGGCAGCGGCCCGTCCACCGTCGCGCCGTTCATCAGTGCGAAGCGCGTCGCGTTCCAGATCTTGTTGGCGAAGTTGCGGGAACCCTGGACCCAGTCCTCGCCGATCGGGACGTCGACGCCCGGGTTGGCGCCGCGGGCGAGGGTGAAGCGCAGGGCGTCGGAGCCGTACTTGTCCATCCAGTCCAGCGGATTGACCGCGTTGCCGAAGGACTTCGACATCTTCTTGCCGAACTGGTCGCGGACCATGCCGTGCAGGGCGATGGTGTGGAACGGCGGGGTGCCGTCCATCGCGTACAGGCCGAACATCATCATCCGGGCGACCCAGAAGAAGAGGATGTCGTAGCCGGTGACCAGGACCGAGTTCGGGTAGAACTTCGCGAGCGACTCGGTCTGCTCGGGCCAGCCGAGCGTGGAGAACGGCCACAGGCCGGAGGAGAACCAGGTGTCGAGGACGTCCGTGTCCTGACGCCAGCCCTCCGCCTCGGTCCCGGGCGGCTGCTCGTCGGGGCCGACGCAGACGACCTCGCCGTTCGGGCCGTACCAGACCGGGATGCGGTGGCCCCACCACAACTGCCGCGAGATGCACCAGTCGTGGAGGTTGTCGACCCAGTCGAAGTACCGCTTCTCCATCTCCTGCGGATGAATCTTGACCTTGCCCTCGCGGACGGCGTCACCGGCGGCCTTCGCGAGCGGTCCGACCTTGACCCACCACTGCATGGACAGGCGCGGCTCGATCGTCGTCTTGCAGCGCGAGCAGTGGCCGACCGAGTGGACGTACGGCCGCTTCTCGGCGACGATCCGCCCTTCGGCGCGCAGGGCCGCGACGATCGCCGACCGCGCTTCCAGCCGGTCCAGGCCCTGGAAGGGGCCGTGGGCGGTGATGACCGCGTGCTCGTCCATGATCGTCAGGGCCGGGAGGTCGTGACGCTGGCCGATCTCGAAGTCGTTCGGGTCGTGCGCCGGGGTCACCTTGACGGCACCCGTGCCGAACTCGGGGTCGACGTGCTCGTCCGCGACGACCGGGATGGAACGGTCGGTCAGCGGCAGCTTGACCTGCTTGCCGATCAGGTGCCGGTAGCGCTCGTCCTCGGGGTGGACGGCGACGGCCGTGTCACCGAGCATCGTCTCGGCGCGGGTGGTGGCCACGACGATGGTGTCGTCCCCGTCGCCGTACTTCATGGAGACGAGCTCGCCGTCGTCGTCCTGGTACTCGACCTCGATGTCCGAGATGGCCGTCAGACACCGGGGGCACCAGTTGATGATGCGCTCGGCGCGGTAGATCAGCTCGTCGTCGTAGAGGCGCTTGAAGATGGTCTGGACGGCCTGGGACAGGCCCTCGTCCATCGTGAAGCGCTCGCGCGACCAGGCGACACCGTCGCCCAACCGCCGCATCTGGCCGCTGATCTGCCCGCCGGACTCGCCCTTCCACTGCCAGACGCGCTCGACGAACGTCTCACGGCCCAGGTCGTGGCGGGACTTGCCCTCCTTGGCGAGCTCCCGCTCGACGACGTTCTGCGTGGCGATACCGGCGTGGTCCATGCCGGGCTGCCACAGCGTCTCGTACCCCTGCATGCGCTTGCGGCGGGTCAGGGCGTCGATGAGCGTGTGCTCGAAGGCGTG
This is a stretch of genomic DNA from Streptomyces hawaiiensis. It encodes these proteins:
- a CDS encoding CYTH and CHAD domain-containing protein; the encoded protein is MADSKREIERKYESADSGLPDLTGVAGVAAVVDKGVAHLDATYHDTGDERLAASSVTLRRRTGGSDAGWHLKFPIAPHVRDEIHAPLSDTLPDDLAALVRSRVRDSELLPMVRLRSDRDVRHLLDADGRLLAEVSVDTVHAERLTGRGGQAQWTEVEVELADGGDPALLDKVEKRLRKAGVRPSASSSKLARALEETAPKKRRASAPAREPVTAGDHVLAYVRTQRDAIVELDPAVRRDVEDSVHSMRVATRRLRSTFKSFGKILDRTVTDPIGEELKWLAGELGLDRDREVLTDRLTAAVDEAPDGLVRGPLAERLRSWSSAEHSGARGRLLGVLDSRRYLTLLDTVDALIADPPLLKAAGKEPHQPIAKAVRKDFRKVSALIGQAADLEPGTDRDVALHEARKKAKRTRYAAEAAEPVLGKPARTMVKSMKALQNLLGEHQDSVMARQALRELSAVAHAAGESAFTYGVLHEREEQRAVRVEAELPGFWDGIKDGAAGL
- the rodA gene encoding rod shape-determining protein RodA; amino-acid sequence: MTGGVNSFQVSGYGPERSGWTRLLARDSVARRLDWPILLSALALSLLGTLLVYSATRNRTELNQGDPYYFLVRHLLNTGIGLALMAATIWLGHRTLRTAVPVLYGFSLLLILLVLTPLGSTINGAHSWIKLPGGFSLQPSEFVKVTIILGMAMLLAARVDAGDKQYPDHRTVVQALGLAAVPMLIVMLMPDLGSVMVMVIIVLGVLLASGASNRWVFGLLGAGTLGAVTVWQLGVLDDYQIARFAAFANPALDPAGVGYNTNQARIAIGSGGLTGSGLFHGSQTTGQFVPEQQTDFVFTVAGEELGFLGGGLIIVLLGILLWRACRIARETPDLYGTIVAAGIVAWFAFQTFENVGMTLGIMPVTGLPLPFVSYGGSSMFAVWIAVGLLQSIRVQRPMSA
- the mrdA gene encoding penicillin-binding protein 2 yields the protein MTNIPETGRNSRVQIRLVVIQVLVLSLLLTLGGRLWYLQIREGAAYAKEASGNHVQQVVQPAVRGSILDARGVALADNETRLVVSASRTDLLKMKDDGKEVLAKLAKVLGMTTKEVQEKVRLCDAKTPQPCWNGSPYQPIPITDEATAKQALQIRERAEDFPGITAEPEAVRRYPSPGKANTAQVLGYLSPVTDEEIKKAQNTNSPYLRSDQVGRSGLERQYDKALRGKAGVTRYEVDNLGRVIGQAEADPAHPGDNLVTSIDSRVQRIAEYQLHEAMKEARKQHDRNTGTNYKADSGAVVVMEARTGRVVAMASNPTYDPNAWVGGISAKDYARLTGKSSNYPLLNRAIQGQSAPGSIFKVVPTAAAVNAGYSFNGPYQCSSSYSIGGQVFKNFESKGYGPISLGRALEVSCDTVFYRLSHEEWKRDGGTKPKKNPGDWFYKTAHQFGLGKETGIDLPNEVTGRVPDRQWKLDYWKANKDAWCRTGKRNGSYAEKIAYENCLEGNRMRAGDSVNYSIGQGDTLVTPIQMATIYGAISNGGTLYNPSVGKAVISADGKTVTPIKPESHGKLPMTQKTRDEIDEALAGVATRGTAAWRFGGWPQDKIPMHAKTGTAEVYGKQTTSWFATYTKDYSIVMTISQGGTGSGASGPAVRNIYNALYGVSEDGDINPKKALLPTPQKALPKVKTDGTIASPKVSKDPAKDQKADKKDPNAPADPLQPATAPPPTPENRDTRRRRRRGSRRLPA
- the mreD gene encoding rod shape-determining protein MreD: MRVNRILLSSALVVVALVIQVSVLARLHLPGAVPDLLLLTVLGLALVYGHVGGALVGFGAGLLADLAPPADHAAGRYALVLCVIGYLAGLVKPETGQLKSATGPMAVVVAAAVGSTLMYAGVGALVGDTAARHVGLGSLLFTAALYDLLLAPFVVPGIMALARRAENDPLAESTSAAARATDISSGWLSGGTGLKIGSQRNGLRVKAARARMARAGRIKGVKRL
- the mreC gene encoding rod shape-determining protein MreC; translation: MRDTRESRLLLVLLIAVAFALITVDIRGGEDSPVDGARQAAATVFGPIESGVSAAVDPVGNAVSAIRDSGERHDRLAVLEEENAALKARLGSDDRSRSRLKQLDKMLKIAGQGQYGIKGAEVIAIGAAQGFSWTITIDVGAKDGITRDMTVLNGDGLVGRVTTVGPNTATVLLASDPDFTVGTRMESGDELGFASGQGDRPLRVELLNGKAEVKKGDRLVTFGSQADRPFVPGVPVGVVSRVDPSGGGLTRTLYVTPYTAFTKLDIVGVVVEAPKKDPRDTVLPPKPKPTPRPTVTVTVTPSAEAPVDGQNQQEQ
- a CDS encoding rod shape-determining protein, which translates into the protein MSFIGRDMAVDLGTANTLVYVRGRGIVLNEPSVVAINTNTGGILAVGAEAKKMIGRTPGNIVAVRPLKDGVIADFEITERMLRYFILKIHKRRYLARPRVVVCVPSGITGVERRAVIEASSQAGARQVHIIEEPMAAAIGSGLPVHEATGNMVVDIGGGTTEVAVISLGGIVTAQSIRVAGDELDNAIIQHIKKEYSLLLGERTAEQIKITIGSAYDLDSDEHTEIRGRDLVSGLPKTVVISAAEVRKAIEEPVNAIVDAVKTTLDKCPPELSGDIMDRGIVLTGGGALLRGLDERLRRETGMPIHIAEDPLDSVALGSGKCVEEFEALQQVLDAQPRR
- the ndk gene encoding nucleoside-diphosphate kinase, which codes for MSQRTLVLLKPDAVRRGLTGEIISRIERKAGWTITALELRTLDQDTLEQHYGEHKGKPFYEPLVEFMASGPVVAMIVEGERVIEGVRALAGPTDPIAAAPGSIRGDFGVIVRENLIHASDSEESAEREVKIFFPGRA
- a CDS encoding DUF4233 domain-containing protein; translation: MRMLCSSTLIGEFFVIGFAGLVAMKDPDLSMATVWTVSGIAMFLCLVLCGLVTRPGGVALGWALQIALIASGFIVPTMYFLGAIFAALWWASVHYGRKVDEAKARFAAQASSSTPDAA